Within Pangasianodon hypophthalmus isolate fPanHyp1 chromosome 11, fPanHyp1.pri, whole genome shotgun sequence, the genomic segment accccattgctacgctccctccactggcttcctgtagctgcctgcatcaaagccaaaaacggaccagcacccacttatcgcaaagcacttatcacacctcgcacggcaccacgctccctccaatcctctagcactgctcaactggtcccaccatctctcagggtacaaggaaggcatgcatcgagactcttctctgagtctggcaccaaggtggtggaatgaacttcccctagatgtccgaacagctgagtcactggcagtgttcaaacgacgtctaaagacttacctcttcacaAAGTACTTACGTtagcacttaccaaaaaaaaaaaaaaaagtattgtctgagcgcttgtctattacctccccaacagagttttggacagATGGTATTTCTattttgtgacctagtgagccaatatcagaatgtatttttgatagacttcaaagcactattgtaagtcgctctggataagggcgtctgccaaatgctataaatgtaaatgtaaatgtaaatgcaactCTGGGCACTCTGTGAGTCTGCAGTTGATTGACTTGATACGACTTGTTTAAGTTTGAAATGCTCTCATTCACGTTCCCTGAGTCTGTCATAGGATTCTCTTGAAGCCGTGCATCACTGGAGTTCTATCCGTGGTGTGTCTAGTGACTTTTCATGCAGGCTGCACTGtccactgaaaacattttgcggtaaatgaatgaacagagcAATATCGATAGATTTGCTGACAtcacattctttatttttttccagcagaAGCCAGTCAATCTCTCTTCCATGGCCTGGGTTCTGTTGTTCTTTAGATCCATCATGTTCCAACCACATAATGAAACAGGGTCTGATTGGAAGTGAACTTCCTCTGATATTGGCAGACACTGAGTTTTGGCACCTTCTCTGATCTTTTTCCACTTCTGTGCTCTGAAATAGAAAAATCACATCTATAGGAACAAACTGCTCTCATccataaaatgtcatttctcttgTAGCAAGGCAAACACTGTGCATTCTCCATGTATTGGAAATTAACTTTCAGTTTATTTATGCTGCAGCTAATAATGTAATGCCTACAAACTTCTCCTCTTGACACTTAAGAGTTAAAAGCTACTGTGAAATAGTGTGAATTGCCAAATACAGAGCTTTAACAAACTCAAAACTAAAGAGGAAAAGTTGGTTTGTGTCTTTTTATGCTGTGGCtgtacaatttcccttcactggaaccaagaggcccaagcctgttccagcatgacagtggccctgtgcacaaagcgaggtccattgtttgccaaagttggtgtggaagaacttgggTGGCTGGCAGAGACCAGAaatcaactccactgaacacctttgggatgaaatggaacactgactgcaccccaggcctcctcagacaacatcaatgcctgacctcactaatgcttttgtggctgaatgggtacatcctcacagccatgctccaaaatctagtggaaagccttcccagaagagaggagtttattataatagcaaagggggaacaaaatctggaatgggatgttcaacaatattatatttgatGCGAGTTTGTCTTTTAACTCACATGTGCAGAATACTATTAAAACgtccttctttcatctcagaaatattgcaagaTTGCAGCCTATGTTatctttttctgtggctgaaaagttgatcaatacttttgttttctctcgCATTGATTACTGTAATGCACTCCTGGCTGGGGTCTCTAAGTCTATGataaataaactgcagtatGTACAAAGTTCTGCAGCTAGAATCCTGACTAGGTCCAGGACAAGTGAGCACATCACTCCTATTTTGGAATTCTTGCACTGGCTCCCTGTCAGGTTTCgtgtagattttaaaattcttatgcTTACTTACAAGGCATTGCATGGTTTGGCTCCCCAGTAACTGAGCTTTTAACCTATTACACCCCAAAACGTGATCTCCGCTCCTCCAACTCTGGTCTTTTAACTGTCCCTCAGACTTGTTTGCATACTATGGGTGATAGGGCCTTCTCTTCTTAcgctccaaaactgtggaactcccttccatctgatcttagagaagcccaATCTCTTAGtacatttaaatcttctcttaaaacttttATTCTGACAGGATCATACCTCTAATTCAGTAGTTTTAATCACTCAGAAATTTTCAGTCACAAATTTTAAACTATAAAGCACATAGTGAGTTCCAGTCAACACTGTCTGTCTCGTTGCCTATAACTGTGATATGCTGTGTTTAGAATTACTGCATACGACTCATGAAAATGCATTTAGAccaaatgaaatgtgtgtagtCTTACCTCCAGCCTGCAGGAGGTGGGCTCTGCTTACACCTGGGTGCAGACTGAGGCTTAGGAAGTGCTTTGGGTTGGTCCTGAGGAGGTGGCTTTCACACTTTGCTCTTGTTTATCTCATTGAAATGGTCTATATACTGGATACtcatgtttacatttatctgAACACCAGCTGAAGTTACAAGTGCAGTGCATAGAAATAATTCCATTGTGTTCATTTGGCCTTGAATACACTAATCACAGGAAACCTTCATGCtcaaataagataaaaaaaattacctttgCCACAGTAGAAGTTAAGCTTACACCATGATTGTAATCAATCATcaatcatttgttttatttaaatcattaaagacTTCTTGCCAGAATGGGTCAATGGTAGTATCATCAATGAGAGTAAGCCTGAGCCCCTGACAAGTGAAAGGTTCTTTAAAGTTATTGGCATTCCTCTTGGTTATAATTTTGGCATTCATAATTAAAGTGTACAGAAAGTCACAGTATGTGGAAGGCATGTATCATGTGAGTGAACAAGTATACAGCTTTCTTGATCTCTGTCCTGTACTGAGCTACCTATCTATAAACTTAGTTGCATAAATGTGGTGAATAACAGGACCCTCTAAGCTTACGTACATTAATTTAGTGAGCATTTCAGGGGATTAATTAATGCTATAATCTGACTTCATTCTCCTTGATAATCTTAAcgttaacattagcattagcatgcaTAGTTACGAAATGTTACCTTACCCTCTACTAGCAAGATCAGTACAGTATTGGCTACAGGTTAGCGGCTAGCTAAGAGCTAATTTTCAGTTCCATACGAGATGACAGAGATTTATCATGGCACTCAAGAGACTGTTTTCTAAAAGTAATAGTGCAGACAAAAAGACCCAGTTTTGTCTGCCTTGTTAGGGTAAGCTCTACAAACTGTTCAAACTGGTAGGAAAAGTCAAAATGAATCCTGGAAACTTTTCCATGAGGGAATAAAGCTTCGGAATCACTTAGCCTCATACTCCTGTTTTGCTCAAATTTTGCTGCACACAAATTACATTGTTTCATTAATAGACTGCTCCCTGTCAAAAACATGAACTTGACAGTCCAGGaaagttattttttattctgctgTCCTTTTACTTCCCCTGGGCTTTCAGGCAATCAACAAAGGTTACTGTCGAACCTTGACACTTTTcggtcattcattcattcattcatttatttacatttgtggcCATTCTGATACATTTAGATAGTGATTCAATTAACATGCCAGTTACAAGGTTCAGTAAAAAGGACACCACCAgcgcactgtgaagcggcgtcctatctgttttgtagcatttggctgaatgtgagcagagagtatagccctatacatctcagaattcatcctgctacttctgtcagcagtcacatcatcaataaacaccagtgagcccgttccattggcagccatacatgcccatgccataacacttcctccaccatgtttgacacatgatgtggtatactttgaatcatgagctgttgctttcttttctggcaaagtgtaatctggctttcctgttcttgaatgttaccagtggattgcaccttgttgtaaaccctctgtatttacgtTCATGACAATGATActcctaccttctccagagtattcttgacttctgttgatgttgtgaagggctttttcttcaccaaggaaaggattctgcaatcatccactttagttgttttccgtggtcttccaggcctttcgatgttgttgagctcaccagtgctttctttctttttaagaattgTTTTgcacccaactgttgatttggccacacctaaggtttttgctatctctcttacagatttatgttgttttttcagcctaatgatggcctccttcacttgcattgagatctccttggacttcatattggtagctccagatgaacagctgccaaatgccaactcaatacctgctatcaactctagaccttttatctgcttcatttgtcttgaggtaatgagggaatggaccgcacctgggcagttaacttcttgtcagtcaattgtccaaatacctttgagcccctgaaaatggaagtactttgcttaaaatggctgtaattcctaaatggtaaatgccatattttttgaatccattgtGGTTGTGTATAAAGTGTTTATAATGTTTTCTGGAATACAATTACATGGTTTAGAGGTGTCCACTGGTTGAGTTGTGACTGATCATGGGGAGTTGAAATGCTCAGGATGGtgaaaaccaaaacacaaaaaatttaATCCAGTTGctgagagtaaacacacaaGTTTACTtgttctcttaaaaaaaaaaaaaaaagtatgccaAACCCTGCCAAACCCACttctgaaatgaagaaactccTTAATATCAAAGTTCTGCAATTGCTTATACTTATACTTTGAACTAAAGTTCTATACTGCTGTAATATGATGCTTTTCAAGAGTGTGACTTTAAAATAATACCATTTTCACTTCCCCATTCAGTTTGAGATACAGAAGCCAACTTGAGACTTAtagttcatttgttttattactaAAAACTGCCGCTATACTATGGTATTTGTGGGGAGGAAACAGTAAACCATAGGCCAGATCAGATATGATTGCAACTGTGCATCATCAACTGTGCATCTTTTTTTAGAGTCTCGAGTACTTTGCAAAACAAACCTCATGTATGAAAAGCCAGTAAGAAGTTCTATATTCACCTCTGGTTCctgatttatttctgttcatttcagcTTACAAACTTGCTTCATACTTGAATAACCTGGTGGATATTTAAGCCTCAATTATACTTAGTTTATCCTAAATCTTTTCATATGAGGTCAAGACTGTAGGAGACTTTTAAAAAGTACCCAGGAATGCTTAAACCCAAAGAATTGAGTCATTGTTGAAAAAGACACTCAGTCTTCCATTAACTGTCATAAATGTTCCACCTGCTCAGGTACTGACTAGCCTactttttgctgtgtttttcatTATGACCATTTGAGAGCCTGTTTTATAATAACATTCTGGTTGTATCTGTTATATACATTATTGTCTGTTGCCTCATTTTACATTCTTCTGTTTAGAAAGGGtttcataataaatatacacagcCTACAGATTTCCTGGTACTATGTGGTTATGAAAGAAATGAGTCAGCATGTTAAAACTAAAGATAAAAGCTCAGCAGTGAACCTGCTCAAATGCTGAGAATAATAATCAAAgaacaatcaatcaaacaaatcaGTCTGAATAAAACTAATAATTCTCCATCTTTCTTAATAGTCATTGGTACTGATTCATTGGTACAGATAATTGTATATGATGTCTATGTAtgtgtagcattacaatttcccttcactagaactaaggggCCCGAACCTGTTCTAGTATtctaatgcccctgtgcacaaagcaagctcaatgaagacatggtttgccaagtgttggagtggaagtactcgagtggcctgcacagagctctgacctcaaccccactgaacacctttgggatgaactggaacaccagaTTTGTGCCCAATctcctgtggctgaatggacataAATCCCCCTCCACACTCCAAAATcctccttcccagaagagtgaaggctgtatggtcaggcgtccacatacttttggccatgtagtgtaatTTCCACTCGCGTAGTATGAGTGGAAATGTTGCACCAATGGGGGCTCTACAACGTCAATTCCCTGTAGAATGAAATGGTCTATAGAAAGTGTCAATAAGTGGGTTTTGTGGTTAGCTGAATTGTTTAACACAGTATTTAAACTTGTGTTCTTCTGAAGAACAGCTCAGAGTCTCTGTTGCACCATGGCACTCCTCTCACTGTTTCTGCTCACCTCTCTCTTGTGTCACATAGGACACTGTGgtaagtttttttaaacaaattttttgATGGTGAATAGAATATAGCATGCAAATGGTGAATAGAATATAGCATGCAAGGTCTTTGGATAAATGTAGAATAAAATCTACCCAGGAATTTCTGCTAACTGCTTTGAAGGAACATTTCTGCCTGCTTAATATCTGCTCAATATACATTCATATTTTATGTATGTCATTACATCTAAGAATTGAAAGAATCAGGTTTTCATTAGCAGTATTTTTCTATTGCTTATCACAGCTTACGTCAACATGGGCATAGTGAACGGCTCTGTGGTCAAAGCACATTCCAGACCCTACATGGTTTCTGTCCAAAAAGATGGAAGTCATACTTGCGGGGGCTTCCTCGTGTCAGAGAACTTTGTAATGACGGCTGCACACTGCTGGGAACCGTAAGCTTAGTAATTTGCTGAGTAATGGTTACACACTGAGTCAGTGAAGTATCTCAGAGGGTCCCGTCatctttttatttgaaatgaagtgGCTGAGGATTTCTGAGAAAAGGGTCTTCACACTCGTGCAATCACTTTCATAATGACATGTTATGTCATGCAGAAATATTTGATAATTCagctaaaataaatacaataaataagtataataagtataacaacaataataagtAACTAACTGGggttaaatttatatttatattcagtatGTACTGTTACAGTTCAGAATTATTTAAGCCCACCACAAGCAAGCTTTAATAGCTTATACACACTCAATAGCTTATACACTTTATAGCTTATGATATGCACTCTATAACGTATACACACAGTAGTTTATACATACTTTATATACACAgtttataatatacactttatagCTTATAATATACAATTTATAGCATGTAATATAACTTATAACTTATGCACTCAGTAGCTTATACAGTCTATAGGTTATACACTTTATAGCCTTTGATATGCACTCTATAACATATACACTCAATAGcttatacacactctgtagttTATAATATACGCATATTGAACCAGAGGCCAAATCAGTTCAGCTGTGTTCATGGGTAGTTTAATACAGGGttgtctgtaataaaatgtctgCTTTATGATGAAACTCTCTTATTCAGATGGCTATAGATGAATATATACCAtcaggggatgcaaacttttgcactcaaatgtACATTCATGCAGCAAAGTATAAAATCTCCTCATGCTTGACCCTCATTTACTTATAAAAGTGTTAAATACTGGCAAATAATATGTTGCCCTCTTGTTCTTTCTAACAGAGGGGTGAAGCTGACGGTTGTAGTGGGTGCACATGAACTGAAAAAGAACAAGTCAGCTTTGCGCCATATGGAGGTGAAGCTTTACCACATCCATCCGATGTTTGACTCAGAGAATCTGCTCAATGATATTATGCTGCTGCAGGTAAACCCCCAGGCACAATATGTTTCTCAGtatgatgaaaatgaaagagaaatatcatttatggaaggtgtGATCGTTTGTTGTAGCTGGCTGTGGGCTGATATACTTTAAAAGCACAGAGTTTCACAGCATCTGCGGTGTGGTTTAAGGGTGTGTGTTCTCACTGGCTTACACTTTGGCTAAAATTGCCAATAGTTTATCCCTATAATGTtagaatattttaatgattgCAAGTGcatgttataatttttataatatgcACAACAGTACCACATGAGTGTTGAATTTTCCATTTTGATTGGACTGAaggatttgattatttttctataacaaaaacaaatcattgatatagtgaataTTTCTGAAAGGAGGCagttctttaacatttatggaaggagtgtcagcgctttgtaacagtaagttttctgccatgggaaatTGTTCAGGACAGGGATGTTTGCACTTTatagtttctcagtaacttgacatgctgcattttctttgtctcattaatttcaaaggagagaaaaaaaataggctagtgagggaatgactatttatagcttctacgatgtaagtgataacaggaactaacttgtcttgtgaaCATTCCActatataaaatgtaactacaaatgcttaaaattaagccatgtcatttgttaataaattaaataatgttctgAATGGCAatggttgattaatttcctacagTAGTGCTCCCTGCTGTGTTTCATTCCAtagctgaaaaatcaaaatccACTAATAAAGACTTTAATAAAgacactaatttttttttttaatcacagttgAAAAAAAGCATCAAAAAGACAGAGAACATCAACTGGATCTCCATACCAAATGAAAAGAATCAGGGCATTAAGGCCAAGCAGGTCTGCAGCATAGCAGGCTGGGGGAAACGATCTGAAAATGGTGGAGGAAGTGATCATCTCCTGGAGGTCAATGTCACTGTCATTGACACAAAGGTCTGCGAGAAATCCTGGGGAAAGCCTTTTCATGTCTCCAGTTTGGTGTGTACTAAAGGTCACGGAGGGTTTTGTCAGG encodes:
- the LOC113538485 gene encoding granzyme B, with protein sequence MALLSLFLLTSLLCHIGHCAYVNMGIVNGSVVKAHSRPYMVSVQKDGSHTCGGFLVSENFVMTAAHCWEPGVKLTVVVGAHELKKNKSALRHMEVKLYHIHPMFDSENLLNDIMLLQLKKSIKKTENINWISIPNEKNQGIKAKQVCSIAGWGKRSENGGGSDHLLEVNVTVIDTKVCEKSWGKPFHVSSLVCTKGHGGFCQGDSGGPLVCQNRAVGIVSFYDSKNCKSPNLPYVYTKISNFVPWIHCILGRKE